The Alteriqipengyuania halimionae genome contains a region encoding:
- a CDS encoding class I SAM-dependent methyltransferase — translation MRTLIAGLAAATMLATAAPAHDPVRTMEAAAAALAMDNRAEDRARDQYRHPAETLDFFHVAPGMTVIDYMPASGWYTRVLVPFLGADGQYIGVNPDPAISPNAGFRDYAGKLGARFEEQAQSWSLEGAPWEVYYSNEFTDAMKGTVDRALIFREMHNLHRNGVLQTELARLRDVLKDDGMLGIVQHRAPAWHSGDMTDGSRGYMRQKDVIGLVEANGFELVATSEINANPRDPATWERGVWEMPPVWGTKNEQTRDLGESDRMTLLFRKR, via the coding sequence ATGCGTACACTGATTGCCGGCCTTGCCGCCGCCACCATGCTCGCGACCGCCGCACCGGCGCACGATCCCGTTCGCACGATGGAGGCGGCCGCAGCTGCCCTCGCAATGGACAACCGCGCCGAAGATCGGGCGCGCGACCAATACCGCCACCCGGCCGAAACGCTCGATTTCTTCCATGTCGCACCCGGCATGACGGTGATCGACTACATGCCGGCCAGCGGCTGGTACACGCGCGTGCTAGTGCCGTTTCTCGGGGCTGACGGGCAGTATATCGGCGTCAATCCCGATCCGGCGATCTCGCCCAATGCGGGCTTCCGCGATTACGCCGGAAAGCTGGGAGCGCGTTTCGAGGAGCAGGCCCAGAGCTGGTCGCTCGAGGGTGCGCCATGGGAAGTCTATTATTCGAATGAATTCACCGATGCGATGAAGGGCACGGTCGATCGCGCGCTGATCTTCCGCGAGATGCACAATCTCCATCGCAACGGCGTGCTGCAGACCGAACTGGCGCGGCTGCGCGATGTGTTGAAGGATGATGGCATGCTCGGCATCGTCCAGCACCGCGCGCCCGCCTGGCACTCGGGCGACATGACCGACGGCAGCCGTGGCTACATGCGTCAGAAGGACGTGATCGGCCTGGTCGAGGCCAATGGTTTCGAACTGGTGGCCACCAGCGAGATCAATGCCAATCCGCGAGACCCTGCCACTTGGGAACGCGGCGTGTGGGAAATGCCGCCGGTCTGGGGCACCAAGAACGAACAGACGCGTGATTTGGGCGAAAGTGACCGCATGACGCTGCTGTTTCGCAAGCGATAA
- a CDS encoding cytochrome P450 — translation MATLAEHQPAAVRPTHWSKGNPSLSDLSHIPGEDGPPIIGNTFRMLADPHAYTRGMVEKYGRVYRNRAFGGRVVALIGAEANELVLFDRKKIFSSEQGWGPILDKLFPRGLMLMDFDHHRVDRRALSIAFKPGPMRHYTGALNRGIGERVEQWSGERVEFYPAIKQLTLDLAADSFIGIPWGPESEQINTAFVDMVQASVAPVRSPLPFTQMRRGVKGREFLVDFFTTETAKRRAEGGGQDMFSQFANATRDDGELLPVDEVVDHMNFLMMAAHDTITSSATTLIWQLAKNPGWQETLRDEIISVTGGPDGDGRARDVKYDELAKLDMVEMAFKEALRIVPPVPSIPRRALESFEFGGYEIPAGTAVGVNPHFVHHDEEHWDDPAAFDPLRFMPDKVKARHKYAWVPFGGGAHMCLGLHFAYMQVKVLMTHILQRYRIELVEGAGEDWQAWPIPKPRDGLPVTFKPL, via the coding sequence ATGGCTACGCTTGCAGAGCACCAACCCGCCGCCGTTCGCCCGACGCACTGGTCGAAGGGCAATCCGTCGCTGTCGGATCTCTCGCACATTCCGGGCGAAGACGGTCCGCCAATCATCGGCAATACCTTCAGGATGCTGGCCGATCCGCATGCCTATACGCGCGGGATGGTCGAGAAGTACGGACGGGTCTATCGCAACCGTGCCTTCGGAGGGCGGGTCGTCGCGCTGATCGGGGCGGAAGCCAACGAGCTGGTGCTGTTCGATCGCAAGAAAATCTTTTCCAGCGAGCAGGGCTGGGGCCCGATCCTCGACAAGCTGTTCCCGCGCGGGTTGATGCTGATGGATTTCGACCATCACCGGGTCGATCGCCGGGCGCTCTCGATCGCGTTCAAGCCGGGGCCGATGCGGCACTATACCGGTGCGCTCAATCGCGGAATCGGCGAGCGGGTCGAACAATGGAGCGGCGAGCGGGTCGAATTCTACCCTGCGATCAAGCAGCTGACGCTCGATCTCGCGGCCGACAGTTTCATCGGTATTCCTTGGGGCCCCGAATCGGAGCAGATCAACACCGCCTTCGTCGACATGGTACAGGCCTCGGTCGCGCCGGTGCGTAGCCCGCTGCCGTTCACTCAGATGCGCCGCGGCGTGAAGGGACGCGAATTCCTGGTCGATTTCTTCACCACGGAGACCGCCAAGCGCCGCGCCGAAGGCGGTGGGCAGGACATGTTCAGCCAGTTCGCCAACGCCACGCGCGACGATGGAGAATTGCTGCCGGTCGACGAGGTCGTCGATCATATGAATTTCCTGATGATGGCCGCACACGACACCATCACGTCCTCGGCCACGACGTTGATCTGGCAGCTGGCCAAGAATCCCGGCTGGCAGGAAACGCTGCGCGACGAGATTATCTCGGTCACCGGTGGCCCCGATGGCGATGGCCGTGCGCGCGACGTCAAATACGATGAGCTGGCCAAGCTCGACATGGTCGAGATGGCGTTCAAGGAAGCGCTGCGGATCGTGCCGCCCGTACCGTCGATCCCGCGACGCGCGTTGGAGAGCTTCGAGTTCGGCGGCTACGAGATCCCGGCTGGAACCGCCGTCGGCGTCAATCCGCATTTCGTCCATCACGACGAAGAGCATTGGGACGATCCGGCAGCCTTCGATCCGCTGCGGTTCATGCCTGACAAGGTAAAGGCGCGGCACAAATATGCGTGGGTGCCGTTCGGCGGCGGCGCACATATGTGCCTCGGCCTGCACTTCGCCTATATGCAGGTGAAAGTGCTGATGACCCACATTCTCCAGCGCTACCGGATCGAGCTGGTCGAGGGTGCAGGCGAGGATTGGCAAGCTTGGCCGATTCCCAAACCGCGCGACGGCCTGCCGGTGACGTTCAAGCCGCTCTAA
- a CDS encoding ImuA family protein, whose translation MSDADHLPSPANDAAPDGLAALRAADLPAARAGEGVDWSPERDLPPSLWELFSSMDDASGEALALAFAEARRQDDETAKPWLWVQDAQSIRRGGRPFLHGLPVARRSGLVHVAAANPADALWAMEEGVRCGALSFVVGELAGDPKPLDFTATRRLVLAAERHGVPLYLLRRDGFANLSAARLRWRVAAAPSAPHRWNAVAPGEPRAGADLFRGRGLRPGHFTLEHGGWQHEPGHRLAVVPQPRDRPLEPERREAG comes from the coding sequence GTGTCCGATGCCGATCATCTTCCTTCTCCCGCCAATGACGCGGCCCCCGATGGCCTCGCTGCGCTGCGCGCGGCGGACTTGCCTGCCGCGCGGGCGGGGGAGGGTGTGGATTGGTCGCCCGAGCGTGACTTGCCGCCCAGCCTGTGGGAGCTGTTCTCGAGCATGGACGATGCCTCCGGCGAAGCGCTGGCGCTGGCGTTCGCCGAAGCCCGGCGGCAAGACGATGAAACGGCGAAACCCTGGCTGTGGGTGCAGGATGCGCAGAGCATTCGCCGCGGCGGACGCCCGTTCCTTCATGGCTTGCCGGTCGCGCGGCGAAGCGGGCTCGTCCATGTCGCGGCGGCCAACCCCGCCGATGCGCTGTGGGCGATGGAGGAGGGCGTAAGATGCGGTGCGCTGTCCTTCGTCGTCGGAGAGCTTGCGGGCGATCCCAAGCCGCTCGACTTCACCGCCACGCGGCGGTTGGTGCTGGCGGCCGAGCGGCATGGCGTGCCGCTCTACCTGTTGCGGCGCGACGGGTTCGCGAACCTTTCCGCTGCGCGATTGCGCTGGCGGGTGGCTGCGGCACCTTCGGCCCCGCATCGCTGGAATGCGGTCGCCCCGGGAGAGCCGCGGGCAGGGGCGGACCTGTTTCGCGGGCGCGGCCTCAGGCCCGGCCACTTTACCCTCGAACATGGCGGGTGGCAGCATGAGCCGGGTCATCGTCTCGCTGTGGTTCCCCAACCTCGCGATCGACCGCTGGAGCCGGAACGCCGCGAGGCGGGGTGA
- the hemH gene encoding ferrochelatase, producing the protein MTRPPHAPDDHPSVAHGRVAVLLSNLGTPDAPDAKSVKRYLGQFLSDRRVVEIPPIAWQPILRGIILNTRPKKSAEAYAKVWGEDGSPLAAITAEQTRLLQQRLGEGVRVEYAMRYGNPDLGEAVARLKEDGFDRILLAPLYPQYCSATTATAVDAANAALAAMRWQPSLRTLPPYYDDPLYIAALADDLERQIAALSFAPEMLLLSFHGMPQRTLELGDPYHCHCRKTARLLWDELGPRLKGMEMRVAFQSRFGRAKWLEPATDATLERVAKAGTRRLAIAAPGFSADCLETREELAMQGREQFMEAGGEQFAALDCLNASPSGMDMLEALVRRELSGWL; encoded by the coding sequence ATGACCAGACCTCCGCACGCGCCAGACGATCATCCCTCCGTGGCCCATGGCAGGGTCGCGGTGTTGCTGAGCAATCTCGGCACGCCCGATGCGCCCGATGCGAAATCGGTGAAGCGCTATCTCGGGCAGTTCCTGTCCGATCGTCGGGTGGTGGAAATCCCGCCCATCGCGTGGCAGCCGATCCTGCGCGGCATCATCCTCAATACACGTCCGAAAAAGAGCGCCGAGGCCTATGCCAAGGTGTGGGGCGAGGACGGCTCGCCGCTGGCCGCGATCACCGCCGAACAGACCCGGCTGCTGCAACAGCGGCTGGGCGAGGGCGTGCGGGTCGAATATGCCATGCGCTATGGCAATCCCGATTTGGGAGAGGCCGTGGCGCGGCTGAAGGAAGACGGTTTCGACCGCATCCTGCTCGCGCCACTTTATCCGCAATATTGCTCCGCCACCACCGCAACTGCCGTCGATGCCGCCAATGCCGCACTTGCCGCGATGCGCTGGCAGCCGAGCCTGCGCACCCTGCCGCCCTATTACGACGATCCGCTCTATATCGCGGCGCTGGCCGACGATCTCGAGCGACAGATTGCCGCCCTGTCGTTCGCGCCCGAAATGCTGTTGCTGAGCTTTCACGGCATGCCGCAGCGCACGCTGGAACTGGGCGACCCCTATCACTGCCATTGCCGCAAGACCGCGCGCCTTCTGTGGGACGAACTCGGTCCGCGCTTGAAGGGGATGGAGATGCGGGTGGCATTCCAGTCGCGCTTCGGACGGGCCAAGTGGCTCGAGCCCGCGACCGACGCGACACTGGAACGGGTGGCCAAGGCCGGTACGCGCCGCCTCGCAATCGCCGCGCCCGGCTTTTCCGCCGATTGCCTCGAAACGCGCGAAGAGCTGGCGATGCAGGGACGCGAGCAATTCATGGAAGCCGGTGGAGAGCAATTCGCCGCGCTCGACTGTCTCAATGCGTCGCCCTCTGGCATGGATATGCTCGAAGCGCTGGTGCGCCGCGAACTTTCGGGCTGGCTTTAA
- a CDS encoding SIMPL domain-containing protein has translation MSKRTALIFAAPLALAACGDQVYDPRGVDHKETLLSVSATGEAETTPDEARFQAGVQKIASSAKAASEAVAEDIDKIVAALEKNGIAEKDIQTRNVGVQRIDYGPQRGKFQASNVVSVTVRDVDKTGAVVAAVTDVGANIVSGPDFRMSDAETAANSAYGNAYKAALARAEAYADAAGMKVNRVLTIRDAGGSQGGRYLPGAMPPPPVRTAAIAEQASQDAGYNGRIMAGQTQSTVSVQVDFALVPK, from the coding sequence GTGTCCAAACGAACCGCCCTAATTTTCGCCGCCCCGCTCGCGCTCGCCGCCTGCGGAGACCAGGTTTACGACCCGCGTGGGGTCGATCACAAGGAAACGCTGCTGTCGGTAAGCGCCACCGGCGAAGCCGAAACCACCCCCGACGAAGCGCGCTTCCAGGCCGGGGTCCAGAAGATCGCCTCGAGCGCGAAAGCCGCGAGCGAAGCGGTTGCCGAGGATATCGACAAGATCGTAGCGGCCCTTGAAAAGAACGGCATCGCCGAAAAGGACATCCAGACCCGCAATGTCGGCGTCCAGCGGATCGATTACGGGCCGCAGCGCGGGAAATTCCAGGCCAGCAACGTCGTCTCCGTCACCGTGCGCGATGTCGACAAGACCGGTGCGGTCGTCGCCGCAGTCACCGATGTCGGCGCCAACATCGTCAGCGGGCCCGATTTCCGTATGAGCGACGCCGAAACCGCCGCCAATTCGGCCTACGGCAATGCGTACAAGGCGGCCCTCGCCCGGGCCGAAGCCTACGCCGATGCTGCGGGGATGAAGGTCAACCGCGTCCTGACGATCCGGGACGCCGGCGGCTCGCAGGGCGGGCGCTACCTGCCCGGTGCCATGCCGCCACCGCCCGTCCGCACGGCGGCGATCGCCGAGCAAGCATCGCAGGATGCGGGCTACAACGGCCGGATCATGGCCGGGCAGACCCAGAGCACCGTGTCGGTGCAGGTGGACTTCGCGCTCGTCCCGAAATAA
- a CDS encoding DUF6504 family protein encodes MSRVIVSLWFPNLAIDRWSRNAARRGDGDAALEPVVLVTETAHGPVIDAASPLAAEAGAQAGMRLADARMLAPGLVALPSDHEGNARTLERIALAAQRWGPWSMVDGADGALLNASGAAHLFDGEVALLAAIERRFAMQGYTCRPAIAPTAGAAWALSHYGGERPLVLDPAALPRALAPLPVAALRLNEDTKLLLARLGLKTIGDLMDVPRENLVRRFRNRRAAEANPLARLDHVLGRTAEPLVPLVEETPLSAERHLMEPLLALDLLARIVTDLAEDLARSLEAERKGARRLHLLLWRVDGDTIARTVELASPSRDPEHLARLFDDRLEGIDAPFGIDQARLIAVWAERLEQEQDRLDAPEANGTSFPVLIDRLVTRLGRQRVARLAPRGSHLPERSQRRLAPDVQPPAGQYDLDFHQRPLKLLDRAEPITVIYATPEGLPRRFRWRGGLHDIARVEGPERLAPEWWRERSSARLRDYYRIEDETGRRYWIYRHGLVGDGRGGPPDWYLHGFFA; translated from the coding sequence ATGAGCCGGGTCATCGTCTCGCTGTGGTTCCCCAACCTCGCGATCGACCGCTGGAGCCGGAACGCCGCGAGGCGGGGTGACGGCGATGCCGCGCTCGAACCGGTCGTGCTGGTTACCGAGACCGCGCATGGCCCGGTGATCGATGCCGCCAGCCCGCTCGCCGCCGAAGCGGGCGCGCAGGCGGGCATGCGGCTGGCCGATGCGCGGATGCTCGCGCCCGGCCTCGTGGCGCTGCCCTCCGATCATGAGGGCAATGCCCGCACGCTCGAACGGATCGCGCTTGCCGCGCAGCGCTGGGGACCATGGAGCATGGTGGATGGAGCCGACGGTGCGTTGCTCAATGCCTCGGGTGCCGCGCATCTGTTCGATGGCGAAGTGGCGTTGCTGGCTGCAATCGAGCGCCGCTTTGCGATGCAGGGCTATACCTGCCGCCCTGCGATCGCGCCCACTGCGGGGGCGGCCTGGGCGCTGTCGCATTACGGCGGAGAGCGGCCGCTGGTGCTCGATCCTGCTGCGCTGCCGCGCGCGCTTGCTCCGCTTCCGGTGGCGGCGCTGCGGCTCAACGAGGATACGAAGCTGCTGCTCGCGCGGCTCGGGCTGAAGACCATCGGCGATCTGATGGATGTGCCGCGCGAAAATCTGGTCCGGCGCTTCCGCAATCGCCGCGCCGCCGAAGCCAATCCGCTCGCCCGGCTCGACCATGTGCTGGGCCGCACGGCCGAACCGCTGGTGCCGCTGGTGGAGGAAACACCGCTTTCCGCCGAGCGTCATCTGATGGAGCCGCTGCTCGCGCTCGACCTGCTGGCGCGGATCGTGACCGACCTGGCCGAGGATCTCGCTCGCAGCCTCGAGGCTGAGCGCAAGGGCGCGCGGCGGCTGCACCTGCTGTTGTGGCGGGTCGATGGCGATACGATCGCGCGCACCGTCGAGCTGGCATCGCCCTCGCGCGACCCAGAACATCTCGCGCGACTATTCGACGATCGGCTCGAAGGGATCGATGCTCCGTTCGGGATCGACCAGGCGCGGCTGATTGCGGTGTGGGCCGAGAGGCTCGAACAGGAGCAGGATCGGCTCGATGCACCCGAAGCCAATGGCACGAGCTTTCCGGTACTGATCGACCGGCTGGTGACGCGGCTGGGGCGCCAGCGCGTGGCGCGGCTCGCCCCGCGCGGAAGCCATCTGCCCGAACGCTCGCAAAGGCGGCTCGCCCCCGATGTGCAGCCACCGGCGGGGCAATACGATCTCGACTTTCACCAGCGTCCGCTCAAGCTGCTCGACCGGGCAGAGCCGATCACCGTCATCTACGCCACGCCCGAAGGCCTGCCTCGCCGGTTCCGCTGGCGCGGCGGCTTGCACGACATCGCCCGGGTCGAGGGGCCTGAACGGCTCGCCCCCGAATGGTGGCGCGAGCGATCGAGCGCACGCCTGCGCGATTACTACCGGATCGAGGACGAGACGGGGCGCCGCTACTGGATCTATCGCCATGGCCTGGTCGGCGACGGGCGTGGCGGGCCGCCCGACTGGTATCTGCACGGGTTTTTTGCGTGA
- a CDS encoding DUF1674 domain-containing protein: MVKRATKRQGKFEKPAYWTDKPAPEPKKGEVDEDLSPTRYGDWVKDGIAIDF; this comes from the coding sequence ATCGTGAAACGCGCCACCAAACGCCAGGGCAAGTTCGAGAAACCGGCCTACTGGACCGATAAGCCCGCACCGGAACCGAAGAAGGGCGAGGTCGACGAAGATCTCAGCCCGACGCGCTATGGCGACTGGGTGAAAGACGGCATCGCGATCGACTTCTGA
- the aguB gene encoding N-carbamoylputrescine amidase, giving the protein MTEITVAALQLDLSREDEEDNIAAVAALVEQAAGEGAQIVLPPELFSGPYFCREEDEALFALARPTAEHPSVIAMQRLAKSLGVAIPTSFFERDGHHYYNTLAMIGADGEVMGTYRKSHIPDGPGYEEKFYFRPGNDGFKVWDLFGVRIGVGICWDQWYPEAARVMALKGAELLFYPTAIGSEPYDADLDTSRMWRRAMIGHAVSNCMPVIAANRIGHEGPSDVPQRFYGHSFICDEWGDYLAECDAEDVGILIATIDTARAAKHRAGMGFFRDRRPQLYSRICEDI; this is encoded by the coding sequence ATGACCGAGATCACCGTCGCCGCGCTGCAACTCGACCTCTCGCGAGAGGATGAGGAGGACAATATCGCAGCCGTTGCGGCGCTGGTCGAACAGGCGGCGGGCGAGGGCGCGCAGATCGTGCTTCCGCCCGAGCTGTTTTCCGGCCCCTATTTCTGCCGCGAGGAGGACGAGGCGCTGTTCGCGCTGGCGCGCCCGACCGCCGAGCATCCCTCGGTGATCGCGATGCAAAGGCTCGCCAAATCGCTCGGCGTCGCGATCCCGACCAGCTTTTTCGAGCGCGACGGGCATCACTATTACAACACGCTCGCCATGATCGGTGCCGATGGCGAGGTCATGGGCACCTATCGCAAGAGCCACATCCCCGATGGTCCGGGTTACGAGGAAAAGTTCTATTTTCGCCCCGGCAATGACGGGTTCAAGGTTTGGGACCTGTTCGGCGTGCGGATCGGCGTCGGTATCTGCTGGGATCAATGGTATCCCGAGGCCGCGCGGGTCATGGCGCTCAAGGGCGCCGAATTGCTGTTCTATCCCACGGCGATCGGGTCCGAACCTTATGACGCGGATCTCGACACAAGCCGCATGTGGCGCCGTGCGATGATCGGCCATGCCGTGTCGAACTGCATGCCGGTGATCGCCGCCAACCGGATCGGTCATGAAGGTCCTTCCGACGTGCCGCAGCGCTTTTACGGCCACAGCTTCATCTGCGACGAATGGGGCGATTACCTCGCCGAATGCGATGCCGAGGATGTCGGCATTCTGATCGCCACGATCGATACCGCACGTGCGGCGAAGCACCGCGCGGGCATGGGCTTCTTCCGCGATCGCCGTCCGCAGCTCTATTCGCGCATCTGCGAGGATATCTGA
- the msrA gene encoding peptide-methionine (S)-S-oxide reductase MsrA: MAELQTAIVAGGCFWCTEAVFNDVVGVEKVGSGYIGGDVENPTYKQVCSGDTGHAEAVKLAFDPDTISHAEILDVFLGTHDPTQLNRQGNDVGTQYRSAIFPLDDAQREEAEAAIARWNESNDGTAVTTIEEASTWYPAEDYHQEYWEGEGQRNPYCLATIPPKLMKLRKSFQAKVKS; encoded by the coding sequence ATGGCCGAATTGCAGACCGCGATCGTGGCGGGTGGATGTTTCTGGTGCACCGAGGCGGTGTTCAACGATGTCGTCGGGGTAGAGAAAGTCGGAAGCGGCTATATCGGCGGCGACGTCGAAAACCCGACCTACAAACAGGTCTGTTCGGGCGACACCGGACATGCCGAAGCGGTGAAACTCGCATTCGACCCCGATACGATTTCCCATGCCGAGATCCTCGACGTGTTCCTGGGCACACACGACCCGACCCAGCTTAACCGCCAGGGCAACGACGTCGGTACGCAGTATCGCTCGGCGATCTTCCCGCTCGACGATGCGCAGCGTGAAGAAGCCGAAGCCGCGATCGCGCGCTGGAACGAGAGCAATGACGGGACCGCGGTCACCACGATCGAGGAAGCCTCGACCTGGTATCCGGCCGAGGACTATCACCAGGAGTATTGGGAAGGCGAAGGGCAACGCAATCCCTATTGCCTCGCGACCATTCCGCCCAAGCTGATGAAGCTGCGCAAGAGCTTTCAGGCCAAGGTGAAATCGTGA
- the folK gene encoding 2-amino-4-hydroxy-6-hydroxymethyldihydropteridine diphosphokinase, giving the protein MVRAAMEELAALGTVRARSSIIDTAPLGPAQRRFANAAAVIESEYDPQAMLTGLQALEREFGRTRRGQRWGDRTLDCDIVLWSGGIFAEPDLAIPHPLFRERGFVLAPAVRIAPDWRDPVTGLSVRQLDARLTARRPLPSAPPWSGR; this is encoded by the coding sequence ATCGTGCGCGCCGCGATGGAGGAACTCGCAGCCCTCGGCACCGTGCGCGCGCGCAGTTCGATCATCGATACCGCTCCTCTCGGCCCGGCGCAGCGCCGTTTCGCGAATGCTGCGGCGGTGATCGAGAGCGAATACGATCCGCAGGCGATGCTCACGGGGTTGCAGGCGCTCGAGCGTGAATTCGGCCGCACGCGCCGCGGCCAGCGCTGGGGCGACCGGACGCTCGATTGCGATATCGTGCTTTGGAGCGGCGGCATTTTCGCGGAGCCCGACCTCGCAATTCCGCATCCGCTGTTCCGCGAACGCGGCTTCGTCCTTGCCCCTGCCGTGCGCATCGCCCCCGACTGGCGCGACCCGGTAACGGGCCTTAGCGTAAGACAACTCGATGCACGCTTGACCGCGCGCCGCCCGCTCCCTAGTGCGCCCCCGTGGTCGGGCCGTTAG